Proteins encoded together in one Anoxybacillus flavithermus window:
- a CDS encoding ABC transporter ATP-binding protein gives MIVMEHVTVAYKQKKVLDDVSLVVGKGERCALIGRNGAGKSTLISSVLNMIPIKQGKISICGIPNKQHQWKPHVAYLPEKFQLYPHLTGEENIRFFASLNGSAVNEQKIEEALKLVGLWEERNVRSKEYSKGMLQRLGLGIMLYYDADLFILDEPTSGLDPMGRADILSILHSLHGKTIFLSSHHLDEVKQICTHIAYLENGKMTKYTLAEFEANVMYGEERR, from the coding sequence ATGATTGTTATGGAACATGTCACCGTCGCGTACAAGCAGAAAAAAGTGTTAGACGATGTTTCACTTGTCGTGGGGAAAGGAGAGCGGTGCGCGCTTATCGGAAGAAACGGAGCGGGCAAATCGACGCTTATTTCGAGTGTGTTAAATATGATCCCGATAAAGCAAGGGAAAATTTCGATTTGCGGCATCCCAAACAAACAACACCAGTGGAAACCGCATGTCGCTTATTTGCCGGAAAAGTTTCAGCTATATCCTCATTTGACAGGAGAAGAAAATATTCGCTTTTTCGCGTCATTGAACGGTTCGGCTGTCAATGAACAAAAAATCGAAGAGGCGTTGAAATTAGTCGGATTGTGGGAAGAGCGAAACGTCCGAAGCAAAGAATATTCCAAAGGGATGCTTCAACGGCTTGGGCTTGGAATTATGCTTTATTATGATGCCGACCTTTTTATATTGGATGAGCCGACGAGCGGACTAGACCCGATGGGACGGGCCGATATTTTGTCGATTTTGCATTCGTTGCACGGCAAAACGATTTTTCTATCTTCGCATCATTTAGACGAAGTGAAGCAAATTTGTACTCATATTGCTTATTTAGAGAACGGAAAAATGACGAAATATACGTTAGCGGAATTTGAAGCTAACGTGATGTATGGGGAGGAGAGAAGATGA
- a CDS encoding Crp/Fnr family transcriptional regulator, with translation MTHDWIKTRLKNVALFRELSDQELDSIVKISQVRVYKPRTFVFMQGEPLERVFFIQSGTVKIYKTDINGKEQIVSILQTGEMFPHAGFFRRGSYPAHAEVMEEATLIAIPIAEFEQTLICYPELCMKLFRVMGEKIIDLQNRLEEQILHNTYEQIILLLLRLTKTNAVSQGRFHRLTTHFTNRELANMIGTSRETISRTLSQLKRKGLIDIDDNGYYLIDAEKLEKEIFL, from the coding sequence ATGACGCATGATTGGATTAAAACAAGGTTGAAAAATGTCGCGCTTTTTCGGGAATTATCCGATCAAGAACTTGACTCAATCGTGAAAATTTCTCAAGTGCGTGTTTATAAACCGCGAACGTTCGTCTTTATGCAAGGAGAGCCGCTTGAACGTGTCTTTTTTATTCAATCAGGAACAGTAAAGATTTACAAAACGGATATTAACGGCAAAGAACAAATTGTGTCGATTTTGCAAACAGGAGAAATGTTCCCGCACGCTGGCTTTTTCCGTCGTGGAAGCTACCCAGCCCATGCGGAAGTGATGGAAGAAGCAACGCTCATTGCCATTCCAATCGCCGAATTTGAACAAACGCTTATTTGTTACCCAGAATTGTGCATGAAACTATTTCGCGTGATGGGAGAAAAAATTATCGACCTACAAAACCGCCTAGAAGAACAAATTCTCCATAATACGTATGAACAAATTATTTTGCTTTTATTGCGACTGACAAAAACAAACGCAGTCTCGCAAGGACGATTCCATCGCTTAACGACGCATTTTACAAACCGCGAACTCGCCAATATGATTGGCACATCACGCGAAACAATTAGTCGTACGCTCAGCCAATTGAAGCGAAAAGGACTGATCGATATTGATGACAATGGCTATTACTTAATTGATGCAGAAAAATTGGAAAAGGAGATTTTTTTATAA
- a CDS encoding ABC transporter permease subunit, whose protein sequence is MNFIWKEWLEISRGKAFWLFFILVVATSFSVFLNTKNLPVDEGFAVFLLTLFEMNIYVIPILCLFFASFAVMQEKEFKTLLMMMARSGSYGSFLWRKSVAVQTITIGMFLLSYFVLMIPVKFVFSFHATHFLSFLAAITVLIVIFNQIGLLLGSVCRTKIQLIGANLFVLFFFLYLYDFVLLYMLPNVTYDNVQSFALLYFLQPMHTLRFFLETSLGVFSLDYLSRTMEKFFSFPALTLVALNIVVWVGIVFFASVLFYRKGEQG, encoded by the coding sequence ATGAACTTTATTTGGAAAGAATGGTTAGAAATTTCTCGTGGAAAAGCGTTTTGGCTTTTCTTTATTTTGGTAGTTGCTACGTCTTTTTCCGTTTTTTTAAACACAAAAAATTTGCCGGTAGATGAAGGATTTGCAGTGTTTTTATTAACGCTGTTTGAAATGAATATTTATGTCATCCCAATTCTTTGTCTCTTTTTTGCTTCATTTGCTGTGATGCAAGAAAAAGAGTTTAAGACGCTCCTTATGATGATGGCGCGCAGCGGTTCATACGGCTCGTTTTTATGGCGAAAAAGCGTAGCAGTGCAAACGATCACGATCGGCATGTTTCTCCTTTCGTATTTTGTACTGATGATACCAGTAAAATTTGTTTTTTCGTTTCACGCGACACATTTTCTTTCTTTTTTAGCTGCTATCACGGTGCTCATTGTCATCTTTAATCAAATTGGGCTATTGTTAGGAAGCGTTTGCCGAACGAAAATTCAACTGATCGGTGCGAACTTATTTGTTCTTTTCTTTTTCTTATATTTGTACGATTTCGTGTTGCTTTATATGTTGCCGAACGTCACTTATGATAACGTCCAAAGCTTTGCGCTCCTTTATTTCTTGCAGCCGATGCATACGCTTCGTTTCTTTTTAGAAACGTCGCTTGGTGTTTTTTCGCTCGATTATTTATCGCGAACGATGGAAAAATTTTTCTCATTTCCAGCGCTAACGTTAGTAGCACTCAATATCGTCGTTTGGGTTGGTATCGTCTTTTTCGCTTCTGTCTTGTTTTATCGGAAGGGGGAACAAGGATGA
- a CDS encoding metal-sulfur cluster assembly factor has product MELKEMVMEQLRTVYDPELGINVVDLGLIYDLRIDDGVVTIVMTLTTPGCPLHDSIVGGVKRALAHMEGVKDVDVQITWNPPWTPERMSEAALRQLGFLSN; this is encoded by the coding sequence ATGGAATTAAAAGAAATGGTCATGGAGCAACTGCGCACCGTATATGATCCAGAACTAGGAATTAATGTCGTGGATTTAGGGTTAATTTATGATTTGCGAATTGATGACGGAGTTGTGACAATAGTGATGACACTTACTACCCCAGGCTGCCCGCTTCACGATTCCATTGTTGGTGGTGTCAAACGAGCGCTTGCACACATGGAGGGGGTAAAAGATGTCGATGTACAAATTACGTGGAATCCGCCATGGACACCAGAGCGAATGAGCGAAGCCGCACTACGGCAATTGGGCTTTTTATCAAATTAA
- the nosD gene encoding nitrous oxide reductase family maturation protein NosD, whose translation MKKWLLGLAILFFPFFSPLATYAEGTLQQLIDETPANGTLLLKNKTYVGDIVIEKPITIKGAAHTVIKGSGNGNVISIRAPHVTIANVTVTNSGKSRSTQEEYAAIKVYSDNNTLKHITITNSFHGIYLSQAHHNVVEYVRVIGKSGEIAGQGNGLHVYYSNFNKLAHNTIVGTRDGMFFDYANHNVVKDNDVSRTRYGLHYMYSDDNEFYRNRFTLNTGGAAIMNSNRIVLKGNEFLLNKGMRSFGVLLQMANDNKIIGNEFYQNERAFYIDQSTNNFMEGNTIVKNQIGVELWGSSQRQTFTNNRFWNNTISVLSLGGEENNRFSFRGVGNHWGDDAHFFDLNQDGKGDSPFQYKSSLHKIVEQNELAYLFLNTPSIKLYEKINELMHETEVMATDNHPFVDRHSMPWTTILVALVMMVWILQSKRGQRQ comes from the coding sequence ATGAAAAAGTGGTTGCTTGGGCTTGCCATTCTTTTCTTTCCGTTCTTCTCTCCACTGGCGACTTATGCAGAGGGGACGCTGCAACAACTAATTGATGAAACGCCAGCGAACGGAACGCTTTTATTAAAAAATAAAACATATGTCGGCGATATCGTTATCGAAAAGCCGATAACGATTAAAGGGGCAGCCCATACGGTTATTAAAGGAAGCGGCAACGGAAACGTCATCAGTATTCGCGCACCGCATGTGACGATTGCGAATGTGACGGTGACAAATAGCGGGAAAAGTCGTAGCACACAAGAAGAGTATGCCGCCATTAAAGTATATTCCGATAATAACACGTTGAAACATATTACGATTACCAATTCGTTTCACGGTATTTACTTAAGCCAAGCTCATCATAATGTCGTCGAATATGTGCGCGTCATTGGGAAAAGTGGGGAGATAGCTGGACAAGGGAATGGATTGCACGTGTATTACTCTAATTTTAACAAGCTTGCCCATAATACAATTGTCGGAACGAGAGACGGCATGTTTTTTGACTACGCCAATCATAACGTTGTGAAAGATAATGACGTTTCGCGTACAAGATACGGACTTCATTATATGTATTCAGACGATAACGAGTTTTACCGAAACCGATTTACGTTAAATACTGGCGGTGCGGCAATTATGAATTCGAATCGCATCGTGTTAAAAGGTAATGAATTTTTGTTAAATAAAGGAATGCGTTCGTTTGGAGTGTTGTTGCAAATGGCGAATGACAACAAAATTATTGGTAACGAATTTTATCAAAACGAACGAGCGTTCTATATTGATCAATCGACGAACAACTTTATGGAGGGCAATACGATTGTCAAAAACCAAATTGGCGTTGAATTATGGGGAAGTTCACAGCGCCAAACATTTACGAACAATCGTTTTTGGAATAATACGATTTCTGTATTAAGTTTAGGGGGCGAAGAAAATAATCGCTTCAGTTTTCGTGGCGTAGGAAATCATTGGGGAGACGACGCGCACTTTTTTGACTTAAATCAAGACGGAAAAGGCGATTCTCCGTTTCAATATAAATCATCGTTACACAAAATCGTCGAACAAAATGAATTAGCGTATTTATTTTTAAATACACCAAGCATTAAACTATACGAAAAAATAAACGAGTTGATGCACGAAACAGAAGTTATGGCAACCGACAATCATCCGTTTGTCGATCGCCACAGCATGCCGTGGACAACGATATTAGTTGCGCTTGTAATGATGGTCTGGATTTTACAAAGCAAAAGGGGTCAACGACAATGA
- a CDS encoding FixH family protein yields the protein MRKLTVFLFSLLFLFTGCSNGDWEVTIKTTPFYKEGVAAPFAVQIKENGKLAKQLKVHATFEMSNMDHGKIEVDLHEKENGVYEGNVQLPMEGDWEALLVIKKGNDKVEKLLKMHVKKETAVAKIGKEKITMNDVRFYQALSKIEIAIQKERAQATYKGAALNEQLAYWNRREQYAHRLDQALSHLVELQVMALLAEEKGHVVTKQEITKTIAALRHQYERYEVVQQMIDTYGEKKFWEDYSHYSKLRLLVSDVYNDLAGAVRKANPTVNDNEIRYLAQKQYNELFISQINSLQIDLYIQGQTEGRLPH from the coding sequence ATGAGGAAACTAACCGTTTTTCTTTTCAGCTTGTTATTTTTGTTCACAGGATGTTCGAACGGTGACTGGGAAGTGACGATAAAGACGACTCCATTTTATAAAGAAGGGGTAGCGGCTCCGTTTGCCGTACAAATTAAAGAAAACGGAAAACTAGCTAAACAATTAAAAGTTCATGCGACGTTTGAAATGAGCAATATGGATCATGGGAAAATTGAGGTAGATTTGCACGAGAAAGAAAATGGCGTTTACGAAGGAAATGTACAGCTACCAATGGAAGGAGATTGGGAAGCGCTTCTTGTCATTAAGAAAGGGAATGACAAAGTCGAAAAATTGCTAAAAATGCATGTAAAAAAAGAAACAGCAGTCGCCAAAATCGGTAAAGAAAAAATTACGATGAACGACGTTCGTTTTTATCAAGCGTTGAGTAAAATCGAAATTGCGATTCAAAAAGAACGCGCGCAAGCAACGTATAAAGGAGCCGCGCTAAACGAACAACTTGCCTACTGGAATCGAAGAGAGCAGTACGCACATCGATTGGATCAAGCTTTGTCACACTTAGTAGAGTTGCAGGTGATGGCTTTATTAGCTGAAGAAAAAGGACATGTTGTTACAAAGCAAGAAATCACGAAAACGATTGCTGCGCTTCGCCATCAATATGAGCGCTATGAAGTTGTTCAACAAATGATTGATACGTATGGAGAAAAAAAGTTTTGGGAAGATTATTCCCACTATAGTAAACTCCGTTTGCTGGTGAGCGATGTTTACAACGATTTGGCAGGTGCAGTGAGAAAAGCGAACCCAACCGTCAACGACAACGAGATTCGCTATTTAGCGCAAAAACAATATAACGAGTTGTTTATTTCTCAAATCAATTCATTGCAAATCGATTTGTATATTCAGGGGCAAACAGAAGGTCGTTTGCCCCATTAA
- a CDS encoding DUF2249 domain-containing protein — protein MGKIVELDVRDDLQKKLEPFQKIMNAVQPLEVGDTFILHAPFKPVPLFAVMKAKGFTYEAEQLVKKHWKVTFVKQG, from the coding sequence ATGGGAAAAATCGTGGAGTTGGATGTTCGTGATGATTTGCAAAAAAAGTTGGAGCCGTTCCAAAAAATTATGAACGCTGTTCAACCGCTCGAAGTGGGTGATACGTTTATTTTACATGCACCGTTTAAGCCCGTCCCACTTTTTGCGGTAATGAAAGCGAAAGGATTTACGTATGAAGCGGAACAACTCGTCAAAAAACATTGGAAAGTGACGTTTGTCAAGCAGGGGTGA
- a CDS encoding DUF2249 domain-containing protein, which yields MILDNRGLEPPQPMMRTLAALETLPKGETLTIINDRRPMFLYEQLDELGYLYKTKEREDGSFEITITKG from the coding sequence ATGATCTTAGATAATCGTGGATTAGAACCACCGCAACCGATGATGCGGACGCTTGCGGCATTAGAAACGCTTCCTAAAGGAGAGACATTAACGATTATTAATGACCGCCGCCCGATGTTTTTATACGAACAGCTTGACGAACTTGGCTATCTTTATAAAACGAAAGAGCGCGAGGACGGGAGCTTTGAAATTACGATTACAAAGGGATGA